A stretch of the Streptomyces sp. NBC_00078 genome encodes the following:
- a CDS encoding family 1 encapsulin nanocompartment shell protein, with product MNNLHRDLAPLSTAAWNDLEEEARRTFRRHVAARRVVDVPEPYGVELAGVGTGHLDTVDAPADGVIAHTRRFQPLVELRVPFTVDRRQVDDVARGAKDADWQPAKDAARQLAFAEDRAVFEGYAAAGIVGLRESSSNSQVPLPADARDYPDAISQAVTALRLAGVDGVYSLALSAEAYTAVSETSDHGYPIIKHIARLLDGDIVWAPAIDGAFLLSTRGGDFEMHLGQDVSIGYLSHDATSVTLYLEETLTFLVHTGEAVVALAPPPAGT from the coding sequence ATGAACAACCTGCACCGTGACCTGGCGCCCCTCTCCACCGCCGCATGGAACGACCTGGAGGAAGAGGCCCGGCGTACCTTCAGACGGCACGTCGCGGCACGCCGTGTCGTCGACGTCCCCGAGCCGTACGGAGTCGAACTGGCGGGCGTGGGCACCGGGCACCTCGACACCGTGGACGCTCCTGCCGACGGCGTGATCGCCCACACGCGCCGCTTCCAGCCGCTGGTCGAGCTGCGCGTTCCGTTCACCGTCGACCGCCGGCAGGTCGACGACGTCGCCCGCGGGGCCAAGGACGCCGACTGGCAGCCGGCCAAGGACGCCGCACGGCAGCTTGCGTTCGCCGAGGACCGTGCGGTCTTCGAGGGATACGCGGCCGCAGGCATCGTCGGCCTGCGTGAGAGTTCCTCCAACTCACAGGTGCCGCTGCCCGCCGATGCACGCGACTACCCGGACGCGATCAGCCAGGCGGTCACTGCCCTGCGCCTGGCAGGTGTCGACGGCGTGTACTCCCTGGCCCTGAGCGCCGAGGCGTACACGGCCGTCAGCGAGACCTCCGACCACGGCTATCCGATCATCAAGCACATCGCCAGACTGCTGGACGGGGACATCGTCTGGGCGCCCGCGATCGACGGCGCCTTCCTCCTGTCCACCCGCGGCGGCGACTTCGAGATGCATCTCGGCCAGGACGTGTCGATCGGCTACCTGTCCCACGACGCGACCAGCGTCACCCTGTACCTGGAGGAGACGCTGACCTTCCTCGTCCACACCGGCGAAGCAGTCGTGGCACTCGCTCCGCCGCCGGCCGGCACTTGA